A stretch of Vairimorpha necatrix chromosome 2, complete sequence DNA encodes these proteins:
- a CDS encoding putative cation-transporting P-type ATPase: MKTKIIKITNLSCILCINKLNTVLSTIPNISFYKVNIFTKEILIKYKRRLPDIIKELNNNGFETKKFDFLPYFISSILIIIYKISKEFLYIRLFIILCIQFVSFKQTNLKIYRYFSIFSFLMYFIRFNDKNLDNSCDILMYVLLNNLITEKLNLLGRLNLFKILDNFKFRKIISNFDINQDNLKFRNIKKKKDDENFIYYEYVDTVKPKEKILYKKNDKIQITGIILQGTCKIDNSSNTGEDKLKFLKQGDILHEEMLVKEGQIIVQVTKINLFDMKTEKVTRSKYNEFIVLVNILSIIYSLIYCDNLPEVLEFNLKMNMKICPCIFIISDIILKLRINKDMKARNIRVNDFDISKDIKNVFIDKTGTLTRTSKVVNYKLDRELRDVVYELEEEFDNSYSRGILEILKNETQSKTDKDNNNYNIQDTILDQDNIKDTIYDPSDNIQDTILDQVNIVDYIVDQDKHNLIDKEYLSSYGLRCKYKNNEIRIGKYEFCNYLNLKSRKYDRNTIYVSKNGLICGFFMMEDFIKKNTKNVLRILQSKYRVILLSGDTKRNVEEFCSKMNIKEYFYNLTSSDKADIISRFKGGSCMIGDGLNDLQAFSVSSVSIGLRDTLNTSINIQDIKDIVYCLEIIKRVNRRKVINYWISGIYNLGIIFMNIGFLESTLVMYIPNLLIIINTFYL, encoded by the coding sequence ATGAAAactaaaatcataaaaatcaCAAATCTATCATGTATACTCTGCATTAATAAACTCAACACTGTTCTTTCAACTATCCcaaatatatctttttataaagtaaatatttttactaaagaaattttaataaaatataaaagaagattaccagatattataaaagaactaaataataatggatttgaaactaaaaaatttgattttttaccatattttattagtagtatattgataataatatataaaatttctaaggaatttttatacataagattatttataatcttaTGTATACAATTTGTTAgttttaaacaaacaaatttgaaaatatatagatatttttccatattttcatttctaatgtattttataagattcaatgataaaaatttagataattCATGTGATATATTAATGTatgtattattaaataatttgataacagaaaaattaaatttattaggAAGacttaatttatttaaaattttagataattttaaatttagaaaaattatttctaattttgatataaaCCAAGataatctaaaatttagaaatataaagaagaaaaaagacgacgaaaattttatatattatgaaTATGTCGATACAGTGAAGcctaaagaaaaaattttatataaaaagaatgataaaatacaaataacAGGTATAATTTTACAAGGAACTTGTAAAATTGACAATTCGTCAAATACAGGCGAAGacaaattgaaatttttaaaacaaggCGACATTTTACACGAAGAAATGCTAGTCAAAGAAGGTCAAATAATTGTCCAAGTgactaaaattaatttatttgatatgAAAACTGAAAAAGTCACAAgatcaaaatataatgaatttatcgtattagtaaatattttatcaataatttATTCGTTAATTTATTGCGACAATTTACCAGAAgttttagaatttaatttgaaaatGAATATGAAGATTTGCCCgtgtatatttataatatcagatataatattgaaattGAGGATTAATAAAGATATGAAGGCTAGGAATATAAGAGTCAATGATTTTGATATATCTAAAGATATAAAGAATGTGTTTATAGATAAAACGGGCACACTGACTCGTACTAGTAAAGtagtaaattataaattggACAGAGAGTTAAGAGATGTGGTTTACGAATTAGAAGAGGAATTTGATAATTCATATTCCAGAggaatattagaaatattaaaaaatgaaactcAATCTAAAACTGATaaagataataataattataatattcaaGATACTATATTAGATCAagataatattaaagataCTATATACGATCCATCAGATAATATTCAAGATACTATATTAGATCAAGTTAATATTGTAGATTATATTGTAGATCAAGATAAGCACAATTTAATAGACaaagaatatttatctTCTTATGGTTTAAGATGCAAATACAAGAATAATGAAATAAGAATAGGAAAATACGAATTCtgtaattatttaaacttAAAAAGCAGGAAATACGACAGGAACACAATCTACGTCTCAAAAAATGGTCTAATTTGTGGCTTCTTCATGATggaagattttataaagaaaaatactaaaaatgTCTTAAGAATTTTACAATCCAAATACCGTGTCATTCTCCTGTCAGGAGACACTAAAAGAAACGTAGAAGAGTTTTGTAGtaaaatgaatataaaagaatatttttataatttgacCTCATCTGATAAGGCGGATATTATTAGTAGATTCAAAGGAGGAAGTTGTATGATCGGAGACGGGCTTAATGATCTACAGGCCTTTAGTGTCTCCTCTGTCAGTATAGGACTAAGGGATACCTTGAATACctctataaatatacaagatataaaagatatagTGTACTGTTTAGAAATAATCAAGAGAGTTAATAGAAGGAAAGTGATAAATTACTGGATATCAGggatttataatttagggattatatttatgaatATTGGATTTTTAGAGAGTACACTGGTGATGTATATTCCGAATTTGTtgataattataaacaCATTCTACTTGTAA